One window of Oncorhynchus masou masou isolate Uvic2021 chromosome 28, UVic_Omas_1.1, whole genome shotgun sequence genomic DNA carries:
- the wbp1 gene encoding LOW QUALITY PROTEIN: WW domain-binding protein 1 (The sequence of the model RefSeq protein was modified relative to this genomic sequence to represent the inferred CDS: inserted 1 base in 1 codon) yields MPQKTLGSIVGLLCTGTWLVQGKEFCFGVNNEQYRCEMGYCCGETECCTYYYELWWFWLVWTLIIMLSCCCAYRHRRVKMRLQQEQRQREISLMAYQGASSSFISPPPLNLRFWTDCKLPDYEEVVGHXPTPPPPYSEIPPETTPPILLPPIQSEAAVVLEPPTEDTPREEHAASSSADQESTSAPSKSERPVEEELVTRRRHVTGDSGIEVCVCQLDESSGPEEDEEQVCQGARGDCCSASEHHHIRHKERTPGPQPKGQTASTGDRLI; encoded by the exons ATGCCACAGAAAACACTGGGATCCATTGTTGGTCTGCTTTGCACCGGGACCTGGTTGGTACAG GGAAAGGAATTCTGTTTTGGAGTGAACAATGAGCAATACCGGTGTGAGATGGGCTACTGCTGCGGGGAGACAGAGTGCTGCACTTACTACTATGAGCTGTGGT GGTTCTGGCTGGTGTGGACCCTCATCATAATGCTGAGTTGCTGCTGTGCCTACCGTCACCGTCGGGTCAAGATGCGgctgcagcaggagcagcgccAGCGCGAAATCAGCCTTATGGCCTATCAGGGAGCTTCTAGTTctttcatctcccctcctcccctcaactTGA GGTTTTGGACAGACTGCAAGCTTCCTGACTATGAAGAGGTGGTGGGTC CCCCGACTCCACCTCCGCCTTACTCTGAGATCCCCCCAGAGACCACCCCTCCTATCCTACTGCCCCCCATCCAATCAGAAGCTGCTGTGGTGCTGGAGCCCCCAACTGAGGACACTCCAAGAGAAGAGCATGCCGCTAGTTCCTCAGCAGACCAGGAATCCACATCTGCTCCCAGCAAATCAGAACGACCGGTGGAAGAGGAGCTGGTGACCCGGCGCAGGCATGTGACTGGCGACTCAGGgatcgaggtgtgtgtgtgccaacTGGACGAGAGCTCTGGGCCGGAAGAGGACGAGGAGCAGGTGTGTCAGGGGGCCAGGGGGGACTGCTGCTCTGCCTCTGAGCACCACCACATCAGGCACAAAGAGAGAACCCCAGGGCCTCAGCCCAAAGGCCAGACCGCCAGCACCGGAGACCGCCTGATCTGA